The proteins below are encoded in one region of Deltaproteobacteria bacterium:
- a CDS encoding alpha/beta hydrolase: MVTISHRFVNTNGIRMHLAEAGEGPLVLLCHGFPESWYSWRHQLRALAAAGYHAVAPDQRGYGQSDAPPEVRSYTQLHLVGDLVGLLDALGEEKAVVVGHDWGAPVAWHAAWLRPDRFRAVAGLSVPWSSHHTPIPPTQLLSSLVGDGFLYILYFQAEGVAEAELDRDIRGTLRRLLYSVSGDISREQFRFFNSEAKCLNDCLREPAALPDWLSAADLDVFTAEFERKGTFRHALNWYRCIDLNSELLAPFAGLRVEQPALFIGAEHDVVLGQTRDGVAATKEWVPNLREPVWLENCGHWLQQEEPQRVNSILLDFLASLD, encoded by the coding sequence ATGGTTACAATCAGTCATCGGTTCGTGAATACCAACGGCATCCGCATGCACCTCGCCGAGGCCGGAGAGGGACCGTTGGTGCTGCTCTGCCACGGCTTCCCGGAGAGCTGGTACTCGTGGCGGCACCAGCTGCGGGCTTTGGCGGCTGCCGGCTATCACGCGGTAGCGCCGGACCAGCGGGGCTACGGCCAGAGCGATGCCCCGCCCGAGGTCCGTTCGTACACGCAGCTGCATCTGGTCGGTGACTTGGTCGGCCTGCTCGACGCCCTGGGCGAGGAGAAGGCGGTCGTGGTCGGTCACGACTGGGGTGCGCCGGTGGCGTGGCACGCGGCGTGGCTGCGGCCGGACCGCTTCCGCGCCGTCGCCGGCTTGAGCGTGCCCTGGAGCAGCCACCACACCCCCATCCCACCGACCCAGCTTCTGAGTTCACTGGTTGGCGACGGCTTCCTCTACATCCTCTACTTCCAAGCAGAGGGCGTGGCGGAAGCTGAGCTGGACCGCGACATTCGCGGTACCCTGCGCCGGCTGCTGTACTCGGTCTCGGGCGACATTTCGCGCGAGCAGTTTCGCTTTTTCAACTCGGAGGCGAAGTGTCTGAACGACTGCTTGCGCGAGCCGGCCGCGCTGCCCGACTGGCTGAGCGCCGCTGACCTCGACGTATTCACGGCCGAGTTCGAGCGCAAGGGCACGTTCCGTCACGCCCTCAACTGGTATCGCTGCATCGACCTCAACTCCGAGCTGCTGGCGCCGTTCGCCGGCCTGCGGGTCGAACAGCCTGCGCTGTTCATCGGCGCGGAGCACGACGTGGTTCTCGGCCAGACCAGAGACGGCGTGGCCGCGACCAAGGAATGGGTTCCCAACCTGCGCGAGCCGGTGTGGCTCGAGAACTGCGGTCATTGGCTGCAACAAGAGGAGCCGCAACGGGTGAACTCCATCTTGCTCGACTTCCTCGCCAGCCTCGACTGA
- the lysS gene encoding lysine--tRNA ligase: protein MESDSSDLVATRRRKLAELRARGIEPFPNDFRPQDTAASVQASCGALSREELELQAGHASLAGRIVALRDFGRASFLHLQDRSGRMQAYVKREVVGEQAFALFKSMDLGDFIGVTGRPFRTRTNELTIEAAGVRLLGKAVRPLPEKWHGLTDVEARYRQRYLDLVANPEVSAAFRLRSRLIDRIRSFLTARDFLEVETPMMQALAGGAAARPFVTHHNALDMDLYLRIAPELYLKRLLVGGFERVFELNRVFRNEGISVRHNPEFTMLEFYWAYATYDDLMQLTEELVVSLADELLGRRVLSYGDWSVDLTPPWRRIAIPEYVAERAGVALEAVLALDLATVKLAADKLGVAAANHDYVAHYGPAAAGYLLVDTFEAVAEPELIQPTFVHQYPAAVSPLARRNAVHAQFVDRFEAFVVGRELANAFSELNDPDDQRARFEEQARARAAGDQEAHVMDEDFLRALEHGMPPAAGEGIGIDRLVMLFTNAASIRDVILFPHLRPEQR, encoded by the coding sequence GTGGAAAGCGATAGCTCCGACCTAGTTGCGACGCGCCGGCGCAAGCTCGCCGAGCTGCGTGCCCGTGGCATCGAACCGTTTCCCAACGACTTCCGCCCGCAGGACACGGCCGCCTCAGTGCAGGCCAGCTGTGGCGCTCTGAGCCGCGAAGAACTCGAACTGCAAGCCGGCCACGCCAGCCTCGCCGGGCGTATCGTCGCCCTGCGTGATTTCGGGCGCGCCTCGTTCCTGCACTTGCAGGATCGCAGCGGGCGCATGCAGGCCTACGTCAAGCGCGAGGTGGTGGGGGAGCAAGCCTTCGCGCTGTTCAAGTCGATGGACCTGGGGGATTTCATCGGCGTGACCGGCCGCCCATTTCGTACCCGGACCAACGAGTTGACCATCGAGGCTGCCGGCGTGCGGCTGCTGGGCAAGGCCGTGCGGCCGCTGCCCGAGAAATGGCATGGTCTGACCGACGTCGAAGCCCGCTACCGGCAGCGTTATCTCGACCTGGTAGCCAATCCCGAGGTGTCTGCCGCCTTTCGGCTGCGCTCGCGGCTGATCGATCGCATTCGCAGCTTTCTCACTGCGCGGGATTTCCTCGAAGTCGAGACGCCGATGATGCAGGCGCTGGCCGGCGGCGCGGCGGCGCGGCCGTTTGTCACCCACCACAACGCCCTCGACATGGATCTCTATCTGCGGATCGCGCCGGAGTTGTACCTCAAGCGGCTGCTGGTCGGGGGCTTCGAGCGAGTGTTCGAACTCAACCGCGTGTTTCGTAACGAGGGCATCTCGGTGAGGCACAACCCCGAGTTCACCATGTTGGAGTTCTACTGGGCCTACGCCACCTACGACGACCTGATGCAGCTGACCGAGGAGCTGGTGGTCAGCTTGGCCGATGAACTGCTCGGCCGGCGGGTGCTGTCATACGGCGACTGGAGCGTTGATCTGACGCCGCCGTGGCGGCGCATCGCGATTCCGGAATACGTCGCCGAGCGCGCCGGCGTCGCGCTCGAGGCGGTGCTGGCGCTCGACTTGGCCACCGTCAAGCTTGCCGCCGACAAGCTCGGGGTGGCGGCGGCCAACCACGACTATGTGGCGCATTACGGGCCGGCCGCGGCCGGCTACTTGCTGGTCGACACCTTCGAAGCAGTGGCCGAACCGGAGCTGATTCAACCAACCTTCGTGCACCAGTATCCGGCGGCGGTGTCGCCGTTGGCCCGGCGCAACGCGGTGCACGCGCAGTTCGTCGATCGCTTCGAAGCCTTTGTCGTCGGGCGCGAGCTGGCCAATGCCTTCTCCGAACTCAATGATCCCGACGATCAACGGGCACGGTTCGAGGAGCAGGCGCGGGCGCGGGCGGCGGGCGACCAAGAGGCCCACGTGATGGACGAGGATTTCCTGCGCGCGCTCGAACACGGCATGCCGCCAGCCGCCGGCGAGGGCATCGGCATCGATCGACTGGTGATGCTCTTTACCAACGCGGCCTCCATCCGTGACGTCATCCTCTTCCCACACCTGCGCCCGGAGCAACGTTAG
- a CDS encoding lipoprotein-releasing ABC transporter permease subunit encodes MRYELFIGLRYLRAKRKEAFISLITVISMIGVMIGVMTLNIALAIMTGFEEDLRDRILGFNPHVIVLSYSGSMAEPQSVVDRVLPVAGVMAAEPFIYGQVMLSTQQNVSGVVVRGVLPAPGGTVDLERHLSQGHVAELAKLHPVQRDPGVGGTVELPGIILGKELARQLNLAPGDAVSVVSPMGTPSAAGLVPRVKRFVVVGFFNSGMSEYDASLAYVSLREAQRFFDLGEAVTGIEVRVRDLYDADQVAAALSRELGFPYRVRDWMEVNHNLWSALKLEKTVYFIVLLLIILVAAFNIVATLIMVVMEKRKDIAILKSMGATAAGVGRIFVYKGFIVGVVGTLLGNLAGYVSCVVLKHYEFIKLPPDVFYVSTVPVRMYPEYFAAVTLASLLICLLATIYPARQAARLVPVDVIRYE; translated from the coding sequence ATGCGTTACGAACTCTTCATCGGGCTGCGCTACCTGCGCGCCAAGCGCAAGGAGGCCTTCATCTCCCTCATCACCGTCATCTCGATGATCGGAGTGATGATTGGGGTGATGACGCTGAACATCGCACTCGCGATCATGACCGGCTTCGAAGAGGATCTGCGCGACCGCATCCTGGGGTTCAACCCCCACGTCATCGTCCTCAGCTACAGCGGCAGCATGGCGGAACCGCAGAGCGTGGTTGACCGCGTCTTGCCGGTCGCCGGGGTGATGGCGGCCGAACCGTTCATCTACGGGCAGGTGATGCTTTCGACGCAACAGAACGTGTCCGGCGTGGTGGTGCGCGGCGTGCTCCCGGCGCCGGGTGGCACCGTCGACCTCGAGCGCCACCTCAGCCAAGGGCACGTGGCAGAACTCGCCAAACTCCACCCCGTCCAGCGCGACCCGGGCGTCGGCGGCACGGTCGAGCTGCCCGGCATCATTCTCGGAAAAGAACTGGCGCGCCAGCTCAACCTGGCGCCGGGCGACGCGGTGAGCGTGGTGTCGCCGATGGGTACGCCGAGTGCGGCGGGGCTGGTGCCGCGGGTGAAGCGCTTTGTCGTCGTCGGCTTTTTCAACTCGGGCATGTCGGAGTACGATGCCTCACTGGCCTACGTCAGCCTGCGCGAGGCGCAGCGCTTCTTCGATCTCGGCGAGGCGGTGACGGGCATCGAGGTGCGGGTGCGTGACTTGTACGACGCCGATCAAGTGGCCGCCGCGCTCAGCCGGGAGCTCGGCTTCCCCTACCGCGTGCGCGATTGGATGGAGGTCAATCACAACCTGTGGTCGGCGTTGAAACTCGAAAAGACGGTGTACTTCATCGTCTTGCTGCTCATCATCTTGGTGGCCGCGTTCAACATCGTCGCCACCCTGATCATGGTGGTGATGGAGAAGCGCAAGGACATCGCCATCCTCAAGTCGATGGGCGCGACGGCGGCCGGGGTCGGACGGATCTTCGTGTACAAGGGGTTCATCGTCGGCGTCGTCGGCACTCTACTCGGCAACCTCGCCGGCTACGTCAGTTGTGTGGTGCTCAAACACTACGAGTTCATCAAGCTGCCGCCCGATGTCTTCTACGTCTCCACCGTGCCGGTGCGAATGTATCCCGAGTACTTCGCCGCGGTCACGCTGGCCTCTTTGCTGATTTGCTTGCTGGCCACCATCTATCCGGCGCGCCAGGCGGCGCGGCTCGTACCGGTCGACGTGATTCGCTATGAGTGA
- a CDS encoding ABC transporter ATP-binding protein: protein MSEAVLIRAVKLSKVYGDGGHPVPVLSDLDLEVPAGEMLVILGESGVGKSTLLHILGALDRPTAGTVYFDGTELARLKERELAALRNREVGFIFQFHHLLPDFNALENVMMPALIRGHGYEQAEARARACLLQVGLGERLTHKPGELSGGEQQRVAIARAVMGSPRAILADEPTGNLDPATADSVHTLLLDLNRRHGITFVIVTHNERLAALAHRSLRLHGGKLS from the coding sequence ATGAGTGAGGCGGTCCTAATCCGCGCGGTCAAGCTGAGCAAGGTGTACGGCGACGGCGGTCACCCCGTGCCCGTGCTCAGCGACCTCGACCTCGAGGTTCCGGCCGGGGAAATGCTGGTGATCCTGGGCGAGTCGGGCGTGGGCAAGAGCACGCTCTTGCACATTCTCGGCGCGCTCGACCGGCCGACCGCGGGCACGGTTTACTTCGACGGCACGGAGCTGGCCCGCCTCAAAGAGCGGGAGCTGGCGGCGCTGCGCAACCGCGAGGTCGGCTTCATCTTTCAGTTCCATCACCTGTTGCCCGACTTCAACGCGCTCGAGAACGTCATGATGCCCGCCCTGATTCGCGGTCACGGCTACGAACAAGCCGAGGCGCGCGCGCGCGCCTGCCTGCTGCAAGTGGGCTTGGGCGAGCGGCTGACACACAAGCCCGGAGAACTCTCGGGCGGTGAGCAGCAACGCGTCGCCATCGCGCGGGCGGTCATGGGGTCACCGCGCGCCATCCTCGCCGACGAGCCTACCGGCAACCTCGATCCGGCCACGGCCGACAGCGTCCACACGCTGCTGCTCGACCTCAATCGCCGCCACGGCATCACCTTCGTCATCGTCACCCACAACGAACGGCTGGCGGCGTTGGCCCATCGCTCACTGCGCCTGCACGGCGGGAAGCTGAGCTGA
- the bamA gene encoding outer membrane protein assembly factor BamA — MRVLPKILLVGLALRCTAAAAQLLPEPGRLDQVRISGNHRVEEEAIRVQLRTRPGSNYDPETVDSDIRALYRMGFFDDVQAELAQLEALWVLTYTVAERPQIKEVRLEGNKKIDREDLENALKIRPHTILDPTKARRGIEEARKLYEKKGYLDAAITYATEPVGDNEVIVTLKVEEGKVIRVQKLVLEGARKLAPSTLKKVMQTKEEWLLSFLTGAGNLDREILKADTERITAYYYDQGYIDVRVDEPAVERKEDGLFVTIKIDEGELYTVGTVSITGDLIDAAETARKQLGLVSGETFRSSKLREDINKITEVYGDQGYAFVNVTPDTQGEPGQQVINVAYKVSRGPEVAFDKIEITGNTKTRDKVIRRELKVQEQERFSGSKLRKSQENLRRLGFFEDVNLTTRKAASDDRLDLLVDVKEGSTGTFSAGAGISSGESFLFNIRLSEINLFGRGQRLVLNTDFGSIRRQFQLSFTEPYFLDTELSLGVDLFNWEMIFEEFTRGGTGAGIRTLYPLTALGWDRLWGYSLEDTRLGLEYRIEEAEIKDVSTTAVRGIKDEEGSSLTSSVIPRVFRDTRNHPFDPTAGSLQDFSLELAGLGGESRFLKLESRLRWYYPFYKSARLGTFVFAPGATFGYGLGYGGGRSELPLFERYFPGGINSVRGYKVRSLGPREPVFNSRGQLVRRDAIGGSQELVFNEEVIFPIVEALGLKGVLFFDAGNAFRATDGIEFDDMRTAVGAGIRWLSPIGPLRIEVGFPLNPRVGDEKRAVLFSFGGPP; from the coding sequence GTGCGAGTACTACCGAAGATCCTGCTGGTGGGCCTCGCGCTCCGGTGCACCGCCGCCGCGGCGCAGCTGCTGCCAGAGCCGGGGCGCCTCGACCAGGTCCGTATCTCCGGCAACCACCGCGTCGAGGAAGAAGCCATCCGCGTGCAACTACGCACGCGCCCCGGCAGCAACTATGACCCCGAAACCGTGGATAGCGACATCCGCGCCCTCTACCGCATGGGCTTCTTCGACGACGTGCAAGCCGAGCTGGCGCAGCTCGAAGCCCTCTGGGTGCTCACCTATACCGTGGCCGAGCGGCCGCAGATCAAAGAAGTCAGGCTCGAGGGCAACAAGAAGATCGATCGCGAAGATCTTGAAAACGCGCTGAAGATACGCCCGCACACGATCCTTGATCCGACCAAGGCCCGGCGCGGCATCGAGGAAGCTCGCAAGCTCTACGAGAAGAAGGGCTATCTCGACGCTGCCATCACCTACGCCACCGAACCCGTCGGCGACAATGAGGTGATCGTTACCCTGAAAGTGGAGGAAGGCAAAGTCATTCGGGTTCAGAAGCTCGTCCTCGAAGGCGCCCGCAAACTGGCGCCCTCGACCCTCAAGAAGGTGATGCAGACGAAGGAGGAGTGGCTGCTGTCGTTCCTCACCGGCGCCGGCAATCTCGATCGTGAGATCCTCAAGGCCGACACCGAGCGGATCACCGCTTACTACTACGACCAAGGCTACATCGACGTGCGGGTCGATGAGCCGGCGGTGGAGCGCAAAGAGGACGGGCTGTTCGTTACCATCAAGATCGATGAGGGCGAGCTGTACACCGTCGGCACCGTCAGCATCACCGGCGACCTGATTGACGCGGCCGAGACGGCGCGTAAACAGCTCGGCCTGGTCAGCGGCGAAACCTTTCGCTCCAGCAAGCTGCGCGAGGACATCAACAAGATCACCGAAGTTTACGGCGATCAGGGCTACGCCTTCGTCAACGTCACCCCCGACACCCAGGGCGAGCCCGGCCAGCAGGTCATCAACGTCGCCTACAAGGTCAGCCGCGGCCCCGAGGTGGCTTTCGACAAGATCGAAATCACCGGCAACACCAAGACCCGCGACAAGGTCATTCGCCGTGAACTCAAGGTGCAAGAGCAGGAGCGCTTCTCGGGCTCGAAGCTGCGCAAGAGCCAGGAGAACCTGCGCCGCCTCGGTTTTTTCGAGGACGTCAACCTGACCACGCGCAAGGCCGCTAGCGACGATCGCCTGGATCTGCTGGTCGACGTGAAGGAAGGCTCGACCGGTACCTTCTCCGCCGGCGCCGGCATCAGCTCGGGCGAGTCGTTCCTGTTCAATATCCGGCTCTCGGAGATCAACCTGTTCGGGCGCGGGCAGCGGCTGGTGCTCAACACCGACTTCGGCTCGATTCGCCGGCAGTTCCAGCTCAGCTTCACCGAGCCCTACTTTCTGGACACCGAGCTCAGCCTCGGCGTCGACCTCTTCAATTGGGAGATGATCTTCGAGGAGTTCACGCGCGGCGGCACCGGTGCCGGCATTCGTACGCTGTATCCGCTGACGGCGCTGGGGTGGGATAGGCTGTGGGGTTACTCGCTCGAAGACACCCGGCTGGGCCTGGAGTACCGCATCGAGGAGGCCGAGATCAAAGACGTCTCGACCACCGCGGTGCGTGGCATCAAGGACGAAGAGGGCTCGAGCTTGACCAGCAGCGTGATACCGCGCGTCTTTCGCGACACGCGCAATCATCCGTTCGATCCGACCGCGGGCTCGTTGCAGGATTTCTCCCTCGAACTTGCGGGTCTGGGCGGCGAGAGCCGCTTCCTCAAGTTGGAGAGCCGGCTGCGCTGGTACTACCCGTTCTACAAGAGCGCGCGCTTGGGCACCTTCGTGTTTGCGCCCGGGGCGACATTCGGTTACGGGCTGGGCTACGGCGGCGGCCGCAGTGAGCTGCCGCTGTTCGAGCGCTATTTCCCAGGGGGCATCAACTCGGTGCGCGGTTACAAGGTGCGCTCCCTGGGCCCGCGTGAGCCGGTGTTTAACTCGCGCGGGCAGCTGGTGCGTCGCGATGCTATCGGCGGGAGTCAGGAATTGGTGTTCAATGAAGAGGTGATCTTCCCGATCGTCGAGGCGCTCGGGCTCAAGGGCGTGCTGTTCTTCGATGCCGGCAACGCCTTTCGCGCCACCGACGGTATCGAGTTCGACGACATGCGCACCGCCGTCGGGGCCGGCATACGCTGGCTGTCGCCGATCGGGCCGTTGCGCATCGAGGTCGGCTTCCCGCTCAATCCGCGGGTGGGCGACGAAAAGCGGGCCGTGCTGTTTTCCTTCGGCGGACCGCCATGA
- a CDS encoding OmpH family outer membrane protein → MNKQWVLWAMLVTLVAAPVWAENNVKIGYVDLQRALNESDAGKRARDDFKVQVDKAQNALKKQKDELESLREQLEKKAAVMKEEERRTIEKDLARKGRDFERAYKDSQAELQAKDNELTAVILRELQQVIRDYGDKQGFTLILENSSQAVLYGAKDADLTEQIIEIYNSQGGAKGKAKAKEKE, encoded by the coding sequence ATGAACAAGCAGTGGGTTCTGTGGGCCATGTTGGTGACCCTGGTGGCTGCACCGGTGTGGGCCGAGAACAACGTCAAGATCGGCTACGTCGATTTGCAACGCGCGCTCAACGAGTCCGACGCCGGCAAGCGCGCGCGCGACGACTTCAAAGTGCAGGTCGACAAGGCGCAAAACGCCTTGAAGAAGCAGAAGGACGAACTCGAGTCGTTGCGCGAGCAACTCGAAAAGAAGGCGGCGGTCATGAAGGAGGAAGAACGGCGCACCATCGAGAAAGATCTCGCGCGCAAAGGGCGCGACTTCGAGCGCGCGTACAAGGACTCCCAGGCCGAACTGCAAGCCAAGGACAACGAGCTGACCGCGGTCATTCTGCGCGAGCTGCAGCAGGTCATCCGCGACTATGGCGACAAGCAGGGCTTCACCCTGATTCTCGAGAACTCCAGCCAGGCCGTCCTCTACGGCGCGAAGGATGCCGACCTGACCGAGCAGATCATCGAAATCTACAACTCTCAGGGCGGCGCCAAGGGCAAGGCAAAGGCCAAGGAGAAGGAGTGA
- the fabZ gene encoding 3-hydroxyacyl-ACP dehydratase FabZ encodes MAGGAGGFDHQEIAALLPHRYPFQFVDRVLEFVDGERIVAIKNLSLLDPFFRGHFPGNPLMPGVLICEALAQAGALLAHRSKDGVAAGAAVVLSGLDNVRFRRPVVPGDQLRLEVTLTRRHPPLWRLHGRATVDGQLAAEADILAMEVNRARRARAGS; translated from the coding sequence ATGGCGGGCGGCGCCGGCGGCTTCGATCACCAGGAGATCGCGGCCCTGCTGCCGCACCGCTACCCGTTCCAGTTCGTCGATCGGGTGCTGGAGTTCGTCGACGGCGAGCGCATCGTCGCGATCAAGAACCTGTCGTTGCTCGACCCGTTTTTTCGCGGCCACTTTCCCGGCAACCCGCTGATGCCGGGCGTGCTGATCTGCGAAGCCTTGGCCCAAGCCGGCGCGCTGCTGGCCCACCGCTCGAAGGACGGGGTGGCGGCGGGCGCGGCGGTGGTGCTCAGCGGCCTGGATAACGTCCGCTTTCGCCGGCCGGTTGTCCCCGGCGATCAACTGCGCCTCGAAGTAACCTTGACGCGCCGCCATCCCCCGCTGTGGCGTTTGCATGGCCGGGCAACGGTGGACGGCCAGCTGGCCGCCGAAGCTGACATCCTGGCCATGGAAGTGAACCGCGCCCGGCGGGCGCGAGCCGGATCATAG
- the lpxA gene encoding acyl-ACP--UDP-N-acetylglucosamine O-acyltransferase, which produces MKAKKPKAPPRRVLAVARPRRCAAVKTPAIHSSAVVASSAELAHDVSVGPYAIIGPRVRIGAGSSVGAHAVIEGHTTIGAGNQIFQFAAVGALPQDLKYRGEDSELIIGDRNIIREFATLHPGTSGGGMVTRVGNGNLLMAYTHVAHDCIVGNNNIVANGAQLGGHVIVGDYAVIGALVGILQFTTIGESVMLGGGAMVALDVPPFCNATGDRAVLHGLNTIGLHRRGFSEETIAALKQAYRIMFRSGLKVAEAAQRIRAEVPGAEVERFVAFIEASKHGVCRERGRAAGGDSSSAA; this is translated from the coding sequence ATGAAAGCAAAGAAACCCAAGGCCCCGCCCCGACGTGTGCTCGCCGTTGCCCGGCCACGCCGCTGCGCGGCGGTGAAGACCCCCGCAATCCACTCGAGCGCGGTGGTGGCCAGCTCGGCGGAGTTGGCTCACGACGTCAGCGTCGGCCCCTACGCCATTATCGGACCGCGGGTCCGCATCGGCGCCGGCAGCAGCGTCGGTGCACATGCTGTGATCGAAGGCCACACGACGATCGGTGCCGGCAATCAGATCTTCCAGTTCGCCGCCGTCGGTGCTCTGCCGCAGGATCTCAAGTACCGCGGTGAAGACAGCGAGCTGATCATCGGTGACCGCAACATCATCCGCGAGTTCGCCACCCTGCACCCCGGCACCAGCGGCGGCGGCATGGTCACGCGCGTCGGCAACGGCAACCTGCTGATGGCCTACACCCACGTCGCTCATGACTGCATTGTCGGCAACAACAACATCGTGGCCAACGGGGCGCAGCTCGGGGGCCATGTGATCGTCGGCGACTACGCCGTCATTGGTGCGCTGGTCGGTATCCTGCAATTCACCACCATCGGCGAGTCGGTGATGCTCGGGGGTGGTGCCATGGTCGCCCTGGACGTGCCGCCCTTTTGCAACGCCACCGGGGATCGCGCCGTGCTCCACGGCCTCAACACCATCGGCTTGCATCGGCGCGGCTTCAGCGAGGAGACGATCGCGGCGCTCAAGCAGGCCTACCGCATTATGTTTCGTTCCGGGCTGAAGGTAGCGGAGGCGGCGCAGCGTATCCGCGCCGAAGTGCCCGGCGCCGAAGTCGAGCGCTTCGTCGCCTTCATCGAAGCCTCCAAACACGGCGTGTGCCGCGAACGCGGGCGCGCAGCCGGCGGTGACTCGTCCAGCGCTGCGTGA
- the lpxI gene encoding UDP-2,3-diacylglucosamine diphosphatase LpxI (LpxI, functionally equivalent to LpxH, replaces it in LPS biosynthesis in a minority of bacteria.) — protein MERVGLIAGNGRFPLLFAQTARAAGVAVVAVAHEGETLAELAQAVDSLTWIKVGELDRVIEVFRSHQVERAVMAGGIHKATLLEHFAPDQRALRVLARATTFSDDAVLRAMAAELESEGIAVVDSLLFLQPIVTPAGVLTTQAPDERQWRDIRHGFEVAKGIGRYDIGQSVVVQSGMILAVEAIEGTDAAMRRAGELGARGAVLVKASKPGQDLRFDVPAAGPETVAVARAAGIAVLALEAGKTLMLDRAEFLAQAQAAAVAVVGVAAES, from the coding sequence ATGGAACGGGTGGGGCTAATTGCCGGCAACGGGCGCTTCCCGCTGCTGTTCGCGCAGACCGCGCGGGCGGCGGGCGTGGCCGTGGTGGCGGTGGCGCACGAGGGCGAAACCCTCGCCGAACTCGCCCAAGCAGTTGACAGCCTCACCTGGATCAAAGTCGGGGAACTCGACCGCGTGATCGAGGTCTTCCGCTCCCACCAGGTCGAGCGCGCGGTGATGGCCGGCGGCATTCACAAAGCGACGCTGCTGGAGCACTTCGCCCCCGACCAGCGCGCGCTGCGCGTGCTGGCTCGGGCGACCACCTTCTCCGACGACGCCGTGCTGCGGGCAATGGCCGCGGAGCTGGAGAGCGAAGGCATCGCGGTCGTCGACTCGCTGTTGTTCCTCCAGCCGATCGTAACTCCGGCCGGTGTGCTGACGACACAAGCGCCGGATGAGCGCCAGTGGCGCGATATTCGCCACGGTTTCGAAGTTGCCAAGGGCATCGGCCGCTACGACATCGGGCAGAGCGTTGTGGTACAGTCCGGCATGATCCTGGCCGTCGAGGCGATCGAAGGCACCGATGCCGCGATGCGGCGCGCCGGTGAGCTCGGTGCCCGCGGGGCGGTGCTGGTCAAGGCCAGCAAGCCCGGGCAGGATCTGCGCTTCGATGTCCCGGCCGCCGGGCCGGAGACGGTGGCGGTCGCCCGCGCCGCCGGCATCGCCGTGCTCGCCCTCGAAGCCGGCAAGACCCTGATGCTCGACCGGGCGGAGTTCCTGGCACAGGCGCAGGCGGCGGCAGTGGCAGTCGTCGGCGTGGCGGCTGAGTCATGA